TTTATATCTCCATGATTCTGGACTTTGGCTTTTCTTCTTGGACATTTCTCGGATTTTTTGTTTTACCGTGTCCGTCATGGCCAACCCTACGAATTCGTACAGTTCTTCAACCACTTGGCTAGGGTTACTTACCAGATCCTCAAAGCGTACGAGGCGGTAGTTTCTTTTCAACCAGTCTGGCCCATACTTCACAGACAGATAATTAGTTTCCAGCCAAACACAGTAGTTTTTCACAATGTCGTCGATTTTTTCGAGCTCAGCGTCTCGGTCGACGTTTTTCTTTCGTTTTGCGTAGATCTGGAGTCGTGTGCGCGACGAAGACATTCCTCGCGGGTCTCGTACCATTTGAATGACCTTAACATtgtgttctttcaaaacagGAGCGGCCATTATCAAATTGTTCAGTCTCACGTTCTTGATAAGTttatgtttgcgatatttgCAAACGTTTGTAATGCCGCGCTCGTTAACTTTAGTCAGGAACTCGGTTCTCGTCAGCTGACGCATCCAAGATACCTCATTCATACTGTTAATAAAGTATTCATTTCCCGTGAAATTGCAGGAATAAACGCCGTCGATGAATTGGGTGAGCTCGACCCTCATGTCCTCCAGGAACATCCACGAATCATCCCAGATATCTCTCCGAAAcctattcaaaatgaaccccggTTCGTAAACGTAAAAAACTTCAGGATTCACGTTCAAGCAGTCGGCCATTAAACTCGAACCAGTCCGCATGCGCGCGTGAACCATGATATTTATGCCGGTCGAGGTTGAGGCATTGTAATCGTCATTCGACATAAAGCCGCTGAGGAGGTCGGCACTTCTTTCTTCGTTCATTGTGTACCCGCCTTCTATGCACACTTCTCGAACGTTTCTGGAACTCCATTTGAGAAAACCGAGGTTCACCATAAATACAATGGCAATGAAGGACAGGGTGCTGACTAGTGATATAATTCTTCTGGTCGGCCACATCTCACTGATACGACGAAGCATGGTTTAGCTGTTCTTTTCACATCTGCAAAACAAGGGAAAAATCACGTTGTATTAAAAATATCAGGATTGAAATTAACAATGAAGTATGTGAAACTGGAAGAGTACTATTAAATTTAGATGTTATCTGTATATTTTTACTAataattttaccaaaaaatatATGGTTTCGAGTTCATTGGTATACAGGAATAGTAAGCTAAAGTCCGCGATCTACAATCCGGATGAATTCAGATAGAGATTGGTATAACATGTAATGAGTGTCGGTTGTGTTCACTAGGGTACACCAATACTTAAAACACAGATCATATTAGGAACCGCCTCTCGTGTCATCATTTATTGCGCACTAACTTTTTACCATACTTGAACACACTTACGAGGGATCAAGGGAATTTTTCCTTTTAAAAGTATTTGCATTGCCTTGTATGTAAtatacaaaaacataaaaatgcaGTATTCACCCTTCTTTGTAATCTAATAGCACAATGAACACATGTAAAACTCCAGATGAGACGACTCTATGCTGATTATAGGCTACACTTCATTTTACAGGATGGGTTGAacaaatggttctactccggaataaaaaggacgcgatgcgttctacagactcagtacgcccaaataatcacgtgatgccggtacaaacaaacccacatgtgtttgaacgcgtatggaaatacacgtacgtctatgcgcgtttgcgcacatggctttgtttgtaccgcggtcgattcgaattccgggtttgaaCTATTGTCATAATGACAGTTGCATTAATTTTCAAACGTTGTCAGCTGAATTATCTTACACTTTGACAATACACACTAGGTTAGTATAATATAATTGGTGGATAAAATGTTGTTTTGGGTATTTTGCAACACTGATAATGCCTATCAGAAGTTACATTGCTAAACTTCCAAGTGTGTCGACTAATTTTTCACAATAGTGGAGAAATTTAAAAGACGCACATATGGGAGGCTACTTGGATTAGTGTTCGCTGTGTGTCTTTTGCCTACCGCTTTTCTgtatgcatttacacaaagtacgGAGAGAAAGTATAATAGCGGGCTCTCCATGATGGTGACACCAGTTGACATGAGGTCAATCAGAGCTTTTTGATGACGTATGTACGACAGAGAACAGAGACAGATTGGAATGACCTCTGAACCTAACGATCAACTGATTGATCGCTGAGATTTACCTCCTACAAATCTAAATCCCCTTAGTTAATTTCTAAAACACGAAGAAGAGAGAAAAATGATGTTTATTGGAAGATATGATACAAGTATGTAGTTGTGTGTGATTTTGTGCCTCCTTTCTGAATGAGATTTCAGTCTAGCTCAAAATTACAAAAGAGACCGATGAGGTTTTgtcaaatgaacaaaaataataagaaATGAACATAAGTAatcacaaatgaaaaaaaatcattacaatcTGTTCTTTTTTGTTTGATGTCAGCTGTCTAATAGTTCTAATACTCAATTTCATGTCGCCTTTACAGTCTTCAAATCTGACAGCGTTTGATATTACTGATGCATAATCGTTTGTGACGGATCTAGAATCGATCAAAAAGTCATTGAATCTAggtaatgtttcatataggaaAAGGTATCTAATGTAAATAAATTCACATATAATTGtgtttatatcaaaatataatgCAATCTGGTGACATCAAGGTGCGTTTGTTATTTTCCCTGTACCTATTGGCTACATTCTGGATGGGGTTGATCAATTtctaatatcaaaacaattcaatatAGTCTCATTG
The DNA window shown above is from Ptychodera flava strain L36383 chromosome 5, AS_Pfla_20210202, whole genome shotgun sequence and carries:
- the LOC139132853 gene encoding carbohydrate sulfotransferase 1-like, with the protein product MLRRISEMWPTRRIISLVSTLSFIAIVFMVNLGFLKWSSRNVREVCIEGGYTMNEERSADLLSGFMSNDDYNASTSTGINIMVHARMRTGSSLMADCLNVNPEVFYVYEPGFILNRFRRDIWDDSWMFLEDMRVELTQFIDGVYSCNFTGNEYFINSMNEVSWMRQLTRTEFLTKVNERGITNVCKYRKHKLIKNVRLNNLIMAAPVLKEHNVKVIQMVRDPRGMSSSRTRLQIYAKRKKNVDRDAELEKIDDIVKNYCVWLETNYLSVKYGPDWLKRNYRLVRFEDLVSNPSQVVEELYEFVGLAMTDTVKQKIREMSKKKSQSPESWRYKTGPEIIKRAQDVCPERIFRMFGYRLITKGTQLTDKDFSTITSLPENTESSWN